CTCTCTTCAATGGACAAAGAAGGAATGGCGCAGCTGCATTTCAGTGTGATGGGAGGAAGAAACAAAGGATGAGGCTATGACGTCATCGCCAGAGCACACCGAGGTAAAGACATCCGGAAGAGCCCACAGTGTTTTTTTgataggtttttatttttattttaatgcagaCTCTGGGAcatgttaataataacaaaagCGTTCCTACGttcatcattcattcatcattagAACCAATTACGCACTATTTAGtatatcattttaatttatttattttactttttcttcatCTCCTTATTTATTTTAGTATGTCATTTGTCTTACAGACGCTTTGTGAAATCTATGATGTCTGACTTTGTACCATTTACATTCTTAataaagttaatttaaaaaagattttCTTCCCGGTGGCGGGACCAAGTGAGCCCCTCTTTCAAGGTTCACGATAGGGTTCATGAAAATCAAAAACAATTGgattttcccaaaatattcaCAGGTATCCCATTCGTATATCATGGGTAATATTTACTACTTTTGTGCCTAACTTTGTTTATACAGTCTGTATTAAACATGTCTGGCCCGTGCATCAACAGGGAAAGGCAAGAAGGGCTACCTATTGTAATGCATCCAACATCCTCTCCACAAAGAAAATTTCGGGAAATGTACACCCCTAGGTCCCTAGCTGATCATGGTTTTCACAAGTGAAGGATATTTTCAGAACTCTGGGTTAGGCTGTGATTTCATACATCAAACTATTCCAATTAGTTAGCAGTGTTCCTTGTATAGGGTCAGTTAAAACAATGGGATGGTTCTTTCCAAAATGGgctgcaaaaaaaatatttttttcatcataaTTTTTTCAATCATCAAATTATTATTCCATTGTGTGTTATTTAGAtctaaatattgaaaaatacCCTTCATATCTTAACACAGCTCAAAGGGATTCCTTGAAATGTCCTACTTGCTCAGCTGAACAGCCAATGAAcccaattatttatttttttacaataacatgaaacaaaaaagcaagcaaatctcacatttgatTTGAATTAAATAATAGTTATCTTttaatttctgtcattcaaCTTATCCATTAATGAACCTATTCAACCACTGCcagtattttattaaaatgaatggaAGTTATTGTGTCCTATTCCTTTTTTGGCCCagacagacatttttatttcagttaaaacattttttgaaatgtaattGCACTTGTTACCATCCACATGTTAGGTTTTTGCATTTTCCACCATCAGTCAAGGTTTCAAGTTTATATATTTGTCACATACTCAACATAGCTCTACATtatgcagtaaaatgttttgttaCTGTGCTTGAAATATAAAATTACAATATATACCACAGAGAAAATGTATACACTCATTGCATAGGACTGTAATCACACTTGTCTTCTGTGTGCCTTTTGAGGTAAAAACTCCAGCTAGGCTTGTGGATGTGGTCTAATATATGGATATAAGTAACatgtattgtacagtatatcataAAAGCACCAACAAAACCCAGGTCCAACTGGAATACAGAAGGTTGAGTATAGGATCCATAGAATTAAAATATAATCAGtacactacagtatattcattcattttaatgaagaaATTAGTTGTTGCACTTTGGCAGTGAGCCAATGTATTACAAAAGAAAATTCCCTGCTATTGTTTGATGTTGACTTATTGGAAGCATTCTTCCTtttaaaattacatattgtcACATTCCAATCCTTTgaacaggcagacacacatcATGCAGTCCTGTATCTTTAGCTTTAGTCCTAAAGAGACACATAAATACTGACATGATATCCTGactggatatactgtatgtgtgtcgaACAACTTAAATCAACCATAGTGTTAGAAATAATGCATTATGTATTCTACATTTGTTTAAAGgctagtgtgtatgtgtaggagttatggttattttttgtgtttgtttgccaaGTAATTTTACATTTGGAGCTCCATTTTATTGCTTTGTCTTCTAGAATAACCAAACActaacaaaatatttaaaagcaAGATTTATTCAAAAGCAAGATTATATTATTTCAAAGTACCAGTAGCCAGTTAATCAATCCCACAGCAGAACAATACAaatctgttgatttatttacaatgcttaaaaaaataaggCATCAAAACAATTCAAATTTGTGATAAATGAGTATAATAATTTGATAAAGCATTTCGAGTCAAACTGGGTTGAGGTGTTAAAAACTGAATACTAAATACATCTGAGTTTTACTTTTcaataagtgcatttaagtAAAGAGTTCTATTATTTTCATGGTTTTGTGATTTCTGAAATAATGCAATTTATAAGATATCAGTGTCATATCACTTATCATATCCTGCAGTCTATTTTCCACTGTACAGTGTGGACACATAATCACCAGAAATGTTGAGAAATTCTCCCGTTAGTATTCAGTTCACCTCACAAGTAGAAACCCAGATTGTACAAGTCATTAATTAGTGCCTTAGATAAAAGGCCACTTAAATTGGCCAAGTAGATATTTCCAGTTGCATTGAACCAGGAGGGTGGTCTGCCACTGAAGGTATTGTCAGATATCAATGATGGCAAATATCTCTGGTTTTGCTTTATCATGGATCTGCATTGCGGAGTATGTGATGGCTTTCACCTCAGTTCCCTGGATTTACAAGACAGGACAAAACACTTAGAATAATGGGGGAAAAAGTGATATTCTACAGTGATATCTTCAAAGCTTCACTGTCTTACCTGTGGATGCTTTGCCAGAGAGAATTCTTCACCCCaactttaataaataaaagaaaaatgaccatatgagaggaagaagataaaacataatataaagggggagggaggggcaaCCAATGTGTTACAGGCTTTGGGGGGGCATGCGGTAGGTTTTCAAATCTGGAGTAAAAGATGTTCAGTGTGTTTGGGAGAGAGGGGTCAGCTGCAGTACTCTGAGGTTTATAATCTGTGCAAGTCCCTTCTAAACCAACGAAACCGTCACCAGCAGAAAAATACTGTTCCAGTTTGTCCTGAAACCGTTGTTTGGCTGACTTCACTGCCTTACTATGTGCATGCTAAGCACCTTTGTAAGCCATCTATTCACCACTCGAGTAGGCTTCCTCCTTCTTGTATCAAGGCCTCATGAGCTCAAAGGGGAAACAGGCTTTATCATTAAGCATATGAAGTTTCCACACACGCTCCACTGAGGAACTCTGATCACTCCCTCATTCATTTCATgcaggcaaaaacaaaactactCTAAATACACTCCAACCAGTATTATAGCAGTACTTCATGAGGGGACTAGAATGGTTTGCAGTTACTATCAAGACTTCCCAGGTCAGAGGAGCACTTTATAGCTGTAACAGTCACATCACCGCACCATCTGTGGTTAATGTAGAAACATATTCTGCCATCATGAAGTCTTGTGAAGTAATGCTGGCTTCCTTTTTTTATGCTAAACAGCTATTTCGTatacatttgtttctgtatgtattgttaatttttatataatgttcaATATGTGGTTTATATATGCACCAAAtgccaaggcaaattccacgtaaGTGTAACTCACTGTAACAATAAACGCTTTTCAGATTCCAATTctaaaaactgagacattttcACATTATTGTGAAGAGGTAACCAAACTTACCCAATGGAGCGGATCTTGAAGTTCATTCTGTCTATGTGCAAAACTTTGATCTCCTAGTGGATAGATGTAACATATAATTGTCAGGAGAATAACAAAGGAAAACAATTACTAAACAAGATCTTTCTGTCcatcaaactaaaacaaaaaatacatgcTGTGTAAATCATTCACAGCAGTGTTTTAACAAGCAACTGTGGCACATGTTATGATGTAGATCCCTTTCAGAGCCACAGGTGTCCAGAGGCTATCTCAGCATATAGGGCATTGTAAGAAAAGTACAGATAGGCAGTCACTCGTTGTCGTACCTATGTTGAGTTTCTAATCTACACCCATGGGacaagtgggtaaaggcaaaccAGGGCCCAAATATTCTTGCTGCCATAACCAGCAAAACATcccctggatttctttttaaactacATGCAAAAAATGTCCAACACCCCATAACTGACCAACATACTCACCCTGGGAACAAAGAAGAGATCTGCACAAAACTTGTATAACCAATCATCTAGGAAGTGGAAAAGAAGAGACTCCATATCATCACCTTTtgagaagggaaaaaaagtatGTAAGAGTTTAGTTTCACGGATCTGGAAAGAGCATGACTGATCTACAGTAGGTATAGAAAAGGTTAACTGGGGTTTGTGTTGAACAGACCCTCTGATTCCACGTCAACAGTATCAATCGGTTCCaccgtctctgtgtctgtcatgtAGCCGAACATGCCCATGGCACACTGCTCGAAGGCTTCTTCTAGAGAGTTTCCCCAGGAGTGAATTCTAGGAAGAGAGAGCAGCAAATATACTAGCGATGCATATTGAACAACAGAAAAACGTGAGATCAAACACTTTACCAAGATAATAAAACACACTCACTGTACATCTGCTGTATGATCCAGATCTGTAAAAGTAAATCACATGGTGACATGATGAGACAGGGCAAGCTGTTAGACCAGCTTGGAACAGCTGGGCAGATATAATTATACTCTTTCAAACACCATGTATGGCACACGTCACTAAAATAGTTTCAGTTAATTAGATCGTAGACATAACGTTAactacagctagctagctgacgtAGGCTGAGTAAATGAATAGCTAATAAACAAGCTAAGATAGCTACATTATTTACCATAACGTCAGACTTACATTCATATTTCTTGTTGATTGGCGGGTATTTAGACTTGGTAGCTTTCTGTGCCTCTGTCAGGTCTAGCGCACGGTCGTCCATTATAGCTGTAAGTTCGTTCAACGGTTTAAAATGTGATCAAATCTACTCTTTACCATGTCggtgtgtttatatactgtctatggtgtgTCGTTACAACCATTTACAATTCGGAAGAGGGCGTTCCGGATGTAGTTAGTCATGCGACTTCCTTTCGGTTTTTGGTGAATGCTGATTGGCCAGTCCTGTTCTATGGAGTTGGCGCCATTGCGAGCCTCCGTGCTGTCTACAGAGCGTTTTCACACATTTTCTACTCTTTGCCAGTATTAGTGGTTTAACCACGACACAATGGCGGATAAAGACGGTAAGGATGTTCACCTTTTGTGAATAAGCtgattaaatgtgtgtgtgtatgttgtccAGAATGATAGAAACTACCAGTCAGGATGCATCGGTGGTTGTTGGCGCGACAGCCAGCATCACCTTTCATTGTTAGAAACCAACCAACTAgctgttggctaacgttagctgttagcagGCTGGCTATGCAGGTGTTTTCATTTACGAAAGCAGGTAACTTGATATACATGAAGTGACAAATGGCTTTGGGCTCTCCCTCACGGGTAGTTTAGGATTTGGATATTTATATAGCTAACGCTAACTATAGAAACGTGTTCTGACGTTATCTTATCAGCGAAATGAGTGCTGTTAATTTAAGGAAAATACTTTGCTGAGTAGGGTATCATTTTTTATGTCACTTCGATATTCAGTCCAGGCAAATTTGATGCTGCATGACTGACATCATTATAACATAACTCTGTGTTGCTGGTAAATATTACTTTTGCAGCTGCATTTGATGACGCTGTGGAGGAAAGGGTGATCAATGAGGAGTACAAGATCTGGAAGAAGAACACTCCTTTCCTCTACGACCTGGTCATGACTCACGCTCTGGAGTGGCCCAGCCTCACTGCCCAGTGGCTGCCTGATGTCACCAGGTAAGAGGAGATCTGCTGCACCTGACATCCACCAAAATATGACATAATAGAGGAATCAgattgtttttaataaatgaatatatgacctttatttatttaatcccTCTTCGCAGGCCAGAGGGCAAAGACTACAGCGTGCACAGACTGGTTTTGGGAACACACACTTCTGATGAGCAGAATCACCTTGTAATTGCTAGTGTTCAGCTCCCTAATGATGATGCCCAGTTTGATGCATCACACTATGACAGCGAAAAAGGAGGTGAGGgatagtgtgtgcatgtgtgctgtgttttgttaaaaactGTTATAGTATACTGTTGTGCCTAGCTGCTTATTGCACAAAATAAATGGATGGATCATATAAATGGATTGATCGTGGTATGGTCAATG
This region of Sander vitreus isolate 19-12246 chromosome 20, sanVit1, whole genome shotgun sequence genomic DNA includes:
- the zbtb8os gene encoding protein archease, which produces MDDRALDLTEAQKATKSKYPPINKKYEYLDHTADVQIHSWGNSLEEAFEQCAMGMFGYMTDTETVEPIDTVDVESEGDDMESLLFHFLDDWLYKFCADLFFVPREIKVLHIDRMNFKIRSIGWGEEFSLAKHPQGTEVKAITYSAMQIHDKAKPEIFAIIDI